A stretch of DNA from Nitrospirota bacterium:
CCGAGGTTCCGGGCGGCCCGACAGCGGGCTAACCCCGAGAAAGACGCGCTCGGACCAGCGGATTCCCACCTGTTTGCCCCCGTTGATCCACCCAGGAACAGAGTTCTTCGTGCAAACATGAATTAATCAGACCTTCCCTAGTGTATGGCAGCATACAGCGCAGATCCTTTTAGGTGAGCCATAGCTGGTTCACCGGATGTATTACGTCATTCGTATTTCTCTGCAATTTGAGATCTTCATCGCAAAGTGTGAGGGTATTGGCTAATGCCTGCTCAATGCTTATGTGGTTGGTCCGATCGATGTCTCGGAGTCAAAGCAAATTATGAGCCGGGCTCAACGGTGTTTATTTTGGCTCTAAATATGGAATTTCTGATATTTCCATCACGAGATTCAGCTCATGGGTGAATCATTTATTGTTAGAGTTGAATTCGAACCGATTCATTGCGGTTGAATTATTGGGGTTGTCTAGGCTCTGATTTTCGGGGAGCATTAGTGCCTGCTCTGTGGTATCAGTTTCTCCTATGCTTCCTTCCATTCCTCTCGGCTGGCGTTCTTTGTTCAAAGATGAAACGCGCCAGCCCTATTATCGAGAGCTCGATGCGTTTCTACAAAAGGAATTAGCTGATGGGCAGACGATTCTGCCCGCTCGTAAGGACATCTTCAACGCATTAACTGCCACACCGTATGACCAGGTCCGAGTGTTGCTCGTCGGCCAGGACCCTTATCCAACCCCTGGTCATGCCCATGGCCTCTGTTTCTCTGTGCAGCCGACCGTTCGACCGTTACCCCGTTCGGTACAGAATGTTTTTCGTGAGCTGCGCGAAGATGTCGGATGCCGGATCCCCAATAATGGGTATCTGGAACCCTGGGCCAGGCAGGGCGTCCTCATGCTCAATGCGGTTCTCACGGTCCGCACTGGCCAGGCCAATTCGCACCAGGGACGAGGCTGGGAGCGATTCACCGATCGCATTATCGAATTGGTTGCAGCGAAGCAAACCCGGGTGATTTTCATCCTGTGGGGACGCGCAGCTCAGAAGAAGCGGGCACTGATTACACAAGCACACCATACCGTGATTGCAACGGCACATCCCTCTCCTTTCTCGGTTAGAAAGTTTTACGGAAGTCGCTGCTTCTCGCAGATCAATCGACGTCTTGTCGATGCAGGATCGGCTCCGATTGACTGGCAGATCCCAGACAATTGACTCTTCGCCCCATGGGCCTGTAGGGTAGCTTATGACGTACTGAGCCACGTCGACTGTCCCATCTCTCGCACAGCACTCCCTCCCACGTTCCCGTGCGTCTGATTCTCCAGTCTCCGCCGCTTCTACGCCAGAGGTTCTGTTGATTGCCACACGTGCGTGGCCCACTACCACTGTGTCCAACGAGGGAAGTGGTTGTGTCAAACCGATGGGACGCAGCAGTCGTGTTCTGTCTACGCTGTAATTATTCACGCGAGAAAGGAGTGCCATATGAACCAAGAACAATTCAAAGCCTTTTGGGTACAGCTCAAGGCGCCACTCAAAGCGAAATGGGGAAAGATCACGGATGCGGATCTTCAGGAGATCGAGGGGAACCTGAATACGTTTACCGCTGTGCTGGGGAAGCGATATGGGACGACTGAGAGTGCCGAAGTCAATACCTGGGCCAACCGGCGCTATTGCCATTGGTCTGGGATCTATACAAGTAAGTACGCAGATCCGGTAAAGGCAGGCTGACGAACAGCGCAGCCTGATCGTATAGGAAATGTGGCCGATGCACGGCATGATCAAGAAGGGCGCGACGTCGAGAACCACGACAAGGAAGAGGAAAGGATCAATCCATGAAAAAGATTGTGATCAATAAAAGCTACGGTAATTTTTGCGTGAGTCATCAGGCGTTTCTTCGATTGCGTGAGCTGGGCCAGCAGGATGCGCTTACGGAGGTGGATCTCGGCGCCTATTGGCCCGAGGCGGCGGCGCCGAACGAGCCGAGACTCAATCAATGCGGAAAGATGATCCCGCGCGATGACCTGAAGCTGGCCCAAGTCGTGGAGGAACTCGGTGGGGCTGCCAATGGCCATGGGGCCGAGCTACGGGTAGTCACGATCCCGGACGATGTCCGATGGATCATTGGTGGTGTGGGTGGGGTGGAGCACGTCAGCGAAGTTCACCGGACCTGGGCGTAACTCATATCATTCAGGAAGGCTTCTACTGCAACTGTTGATGCTGTGGGGAGAGGGACGTGGTCAGATCCTGTGGTTCGCCTAGCAGCAACTTAGCGCGCTGAAACGCGTTGGTTCTTGCTTCCCATTCCGTCTTGTAGCCTTTCGACGAATCCTGGCCATGCAGTCCGTTGTCGAGATGGCTGAACCCCGGATCGAAAACTTGCACAGCCATTTGCCATTCTTAATCTGGCTGGTAACCAGGATCACTTTCTGGCCTTTGGCGTAGCAGGTTTCCGTTATGATTGGCAGGCAAGAACCGTTGTCCAGATCAATCCTTCTGGCTTGTCTTGTAAAGCTAAGCCGGTTTCATGAAGCGATCAGGCGTCAGCACGCTGTGCAGCGATTGTGTGACAGCGCGGCGGTAGGGCGCCTTCTGACGCAGCATGATCACGAGGTCTTCGTCGTCGATCAAAATCGATAGATCGTTCTCGGTGACGAGCTGCCGATCCGGCGCCCCGATATTCATGCGATACTGCGTCTTCCCGTCAGGATTCCGGTTGGGTCCGCTGACGATCTCGGTGAGCCCATCGATAAATCCAACATGTCCTTCATGCCGGTGCTTGACCTTCGTGCCGTCGGGAATACGGACCCAGGCTTTGGCTGTTCCAGACTGCACAGGGCGGAAAAACAGGGACATTCTACTTTTCTGAACGTGAGATGACCCCAGGGCTTTCTTCTGAGATGAACCTGCTGGGGCGAACCAGTCAGCCCCTCTGCTTCCACATGTCTCGATGCGCGGTTCTCAATATTTCGTTGGCCGGTGGTGGGTCTCATTCTATACTCAGCCATGGTCGTGAGCGAGGCCGGCGCTTGCACACTCCTTTTGGAGGGAAAGGTACGGCCCCGTACCAGACGTGGACGGCAATGGCAACGAACCTCAACCTGCTGCTGCTCGAAGACTCTCCGAATGATGCGGAGCTGATTCTCGATGTACTTGAGGAGGCTGGGTTCTCTGTGGCCTCCCGCCGCGTCGATTCGCAAGATGAGTACATCCGCGCACTCGACCAGCCTGTCGATTTCATTCTTTCTGATTTCTCCATGCCGCAGTTTACAGCGCATGATGCGCTGCGACTCATGAAAGAGCGAGGGCTCGATATTCCGTTTATTGTCGTGTCGGGCTGTATCGGTGAGGATATGGCGGTCGAATGCATGAAGGCAGGGGCAAGCGATTATCTGCTGAAAGACCGCCTCGCCCGCCTGGGTCACTCGGTGTCACAGGCGCTCGAACGGAAACGGTTGATCGAAGAAAAGCACCAGGCTGAGCAACGGCTGTTTCTGGAGACGTTTCACGACTCGCTCACGGGCCTCCCCAACCGTGCGCTTTTTTTAGACCGATTGGATCGGGTCTACCAACAGAGCAGGCGTCAACCTAGCCATCTGTTTGCGTTGCTGTATCTCAATCTCGACGGTTTTCGTGTGGTACGCGACAGTCTGGGGCCTGCGGCAGCGGATCGCCTGCTGATGGAGGTAAGCCAACGGATTCTGCGTCGTGTGCGCTCGGCTGATACGGTGGCGCGGATGGAAGGGGATGAATTCGCGTTTCTGCTGGATAACCTGAAAGCGGTTGGCAATGCGACGCGCGTGGCCGATCGTCTCCGGCAGGAATTTTCTACGCCATTTACGGTTGAGGGCCGACAAGTGTGCCTCACGGCCAGCATGGGCCTCACGTGCAGCAACCAGGAGTACGAATGTGGCGAACAGCTCTTGCGTGATGCGACGACCGCGATGCATCAGGCGAAAGTCTCCGGTCGGACGAGGTTCGTGATTTTCGACACAGCCATGCATGAGCAGGCGATGGTCCGATTGAAGCTGGAGGCCGAGCTTCGGCAGGCGCTGGACCGGCGGGAGTTCCGGTTGGAGTACCAGCCAATCGTGGCATTGAAGTCCGGGCTTGTCACCG
This window harbors:
- a CDS encoding GGDEF domain-containing response regulator, with the translated sequence MATNLNLLLLEDSPNDAELILDVLEEAGFSVASRRVDSQDEYIRALDQPVDFILSDFSMPQFTAHDALRLMKERGLDIPFIVVSGCIGEDMAVECMKAGASDYLLKDRLARLGHSVSQALERKRLIEEKHQAEQRLFLETFHDSLTGLPNRALFLDRLDRVYQQSRRQPSHLFALLYLNLDGFRVVRDSLGPAAADRLLMEVSQRILRRVRSADTVARMEGDEFAFLLDNLKAVGNATRVADRLRQEFSTPFTVEGRQVCLTASMGLTCSNQEYECGEQLLRDATTAMHQAKVSGRTRFVIFDTAMHEQAMVRLKLEAELRQALDRREFRLEYQPIVALKSGLVTGFEALLRWEHPEYGLARPEVFLEVATELGLMTRIGEWSLQEAAKQLKLWQAEFPRIRPLTVSVNFSLSHLANADLAALVKEVLLATGLDPPSLKIEITESDVMQNPEAVTSVLKQIESQKVQTCLDDFGTGYSSLSYLQQLPITFLKIDQSFIRRLGADDDALAIVKTIIVLAHQLGRQVIAEGVETTEHLTTLRLLGCEYGQGYLFAKPLPDAEVSAFLASGRHW
- a CDS encoding uracil-DNA glycosylase, with protein sequence MLPSIPLGWRSLFKDETRQPYYRELDAFLQKELADGQTILPARKDIFNALTATPYDQVRVLLVGQDPYPTPGHAHGLCFSVQPTVRPLPRSVQNVFRELREDVGCRIPNNGYLEPWARQGVLMLNAVLTVRTGQANSHQGRGWERFTDRIIELVAAKQTRVIFILWGRAAQKKRALITQAHHTVIATAHPSPFSVRKFYGSRCFSQINRRLVDAGSAPIDWQIPDN